Sequence from the Oceanispirochaeta sp. M1 genome:
AGTATGATGGATACTGGGAAAAACATATAGAAATTTATGATGTCGCCGCGGGAATTCTCCTGGTCCAGGAGGCCGGCGGCCTGGTGACCGACTACAGTGGTGGAATTGACGGACTGCCCACCGAAGTCCTTGCCACTAACGGCCTGATTCACGACCAGAGCATGGATGTTATCAGACCATTTGTGAAAGGATAACTCTCCGCCCGTTGTCAGACTCCCAGCATTCCTCTCCAGCTGCTGTGTTCCATATAGATCAGAGCAGTCAGGATCATTCCGGTAAGTATGGGGAGGATAAGGTCCCGTGCCTTGAAATGAACATCCTTCAGATAGGTTCTTTTACTGTCATAACCGAAGCCTCTGCATTCAAGAGCGTCCGCTGTTACCTCCGCCTTGCGAAGTCCGTTTATCAGGATGGTGAAAACGTATCGCTGCCACAGTTTGAATCGGTGACCCAGACCTGAGCCTGTTGTTCTTCCTCGAATAGAGTGGGCGGATTGAACAGCTTCCACCTCTTTCTGAATAAGGGGCAGAAATCTCAGGGCCAGGAAAACGGTGAATGCATAACGGTAGGGCATGCCGACCTTTACAAGAGATGTCATCAGGTCTCTTGTGTCTGTGGTCCAGATCAATACGAAACTGGATAATACGATAACAGACAGTCTGAAAAAGAATACGGGTCCCTGAATCAGGCCGTAATCAGTGATAGTCAGGAATCCCAGGGAGTAGACTGTTTCACCCGGATCTATGAAGAAGTGGAAGAGCATCAGTAGAAATCCCAATCCGAATACGATAACTCCGCTGCGGAGAATTTCAAAAATACTGATTTTTCCCGCACTGAGAGTCATTGTGAGAACAAGGAGGAACATGATTCCTCCGGAGATTGGTGTCTTAAAGAGAAACAGCCCTAGGGCGACCATGAAAACCCATATCAATTTGACAAAGGGGTAGGTTCGGTTGAGCAGGGAGCCTCTGTTTTTATAGCTGAGAAAATTGTTCTGTGACATCAGGACTGCTCCTTACTATTCTGGTTGTTCCCGCAGTTATCCAGAAGCCGAAGAAATGCTGAGGTTCCGGGAATGTGTCCATTCACTATTACTCCGCGATCTTCCAGTTTTCTTAAAATCTGGTTCAGAAGGGTCTGCTGCAGGTTTGCCTTATCAAGAATCTCGGGTGTCTTAAATAGTTCTGTAGGAATGCCGTCAAAATGTTTGAGTCCTTCACTGAATACAGCCACTCTGTCCGCATACTCTTCAACCAGTCTCATATCGTGGCTGATCATGACCACTGAAACGCCTCTTTTCTGAATATCGCACATGATATTCATCAGAGTCTGAGTCATCTCTCTGTCCTGTCCGTATGTGGGTTCATCAACTATGAGGACCTTGGGGTCTCCCACCAGCATGGTGGCTACACCAAGACGCCGTTTGTTTCCCGCAGACAGGGAGAACGGGTGGGCCTCCTGAACCTTATGGAGTTCCAGAAGATTAAGAATTTTGTCTCTCTCTTCTTTGAGTTTCTCCGAGTCAAATATTCCCTGTGACTGGAGGCTGTAATCAATTTCATCGGCTACAGTGTCTGTAAGGAACTGATGTTCCGGATTTTGAAAAACAAGTGATATATGGTTGGCAAGATCGGGAACCTTCCATTTGACCGACTTTTTCCCGAAGAGTACAAGCTTTCCCTCCCGGCATTTGTTAAGTCCGATCAGGAGTTTGGCCAGAGTACTTTTTCCAGCACCGTTCCTGCCTACGATAGCAAGCATTTCACCTTTTCTGATCTCAAGAGAGATGCCTTTAAGAGCATACAGATCATTTCCATAACTGTATTTTATATCTTCACCCTGTATCAGGATTTCACCGTTTTCGCTGAGATACGTTCTTTCAGGTGCACTCAGTTCTGTACCTTCTTTTACAAGCTTCAGGCGGAACAGTTCTTCCAGTATCTCATCTATTGTAATAGGTATCCGGGGAATACTGTGTCCTGCCTTGATAAGTCCCAGACCAATTTCTACAGTCTCGGGGAGCCATACTCCCAGAGATTCAATTTCCTGCCCCCTTTCGAGGAGCAGGCTGTAGGGTTCTCCCTGAGCAATCAGATTTCCATCATGCAAAACCAGTATCTGGTCCGCTTCAGAGACAAAATCATCCAGCTCCCGGGTTACCAGAAGAATTGTGATTCCTTCATTTTTCAGCTTCAGAATCAGTTCATGAACCTGACGTGTTGCAGTAGGATCGAGGTTGGCGGTGGGTTCATCCAGAATTATGATTCTGGGTTCCATGGCCAGTACGGAGGCAAGACCCAGTTTCTGGATCTGCCCCCCTGAAAGGTTCCATACCAGGTTATGCCGGTACTCTTCGATTCCTGTGATATCCAGGAGTTCATCCACACTTTTTTGAATTCTCTCTTTTTCAAAGAGAAGATTTTCCGGTCCAAAGGCAATTTCATCCTCCACCGAAAGTGTGGCAAACATGGATTCAGGGTCCTGAAAGACATAGCCCACCTTGCAGGCCAGGTCTTTCATTTCAGAATCTACTGTAGATTTCCCCTCTATCAGGACTTTTCCATCAAGCTTTCCACCCATCAGATGGGGTGTCCGGCCGTTGAACAGGTCACAGAGAGTCGACTTTCCACTTCCTCCGGGACCGACGAGAATATTGAAGCTCCCTTTTTGAAGTGAAAAGTTGAGATTTTTAAGAACAGGATCATCCTCTTCAATATATCTGTAGGATACATCCTGGAATACAGCAGATTCATTCATGTTTATTTTTTCCTTGAGGAGCGGAGAAGTCCGGTTTTAGCGAGTCTGTTGGCTAGTGCATAACCCAGAACACCGCTGAAAACAGCTCCGGAGATCATGTTTACAGGTACGGCAAGCCATACATCTTTTGAGTAGGCAGGATCCCAGCCGTAGAAAATGGAGCTCCAGATTGTACCGAACTGAGAAGATGCAATACCAGCCATGATTGCTGTAATCAGACCGAAACGGGAGTAGGAGGCAAACATAAGGATGGCTTCAATAGCCAGACCCTGTGAGATTCCCCATCCCAGAGTTCCGATTCCAGCTGCATTACCCAGGAGAACCTCTGTAGAGGCTTCGATCAGACCGAAAATCAGGGCAACACCGGGCTTGCGGACAATAAAAACAGCCAGTATATAGGCCCACATAAACATACCCTGAATCAGAGCACCACCCAGGGGACCAAGGGAGGTGTTGGCAAGGTACCAGAGGTTACCGACACCTGTGTTGATAACACCGGCAATTGCTGCCAGTACTGCTACGATCACCAGATTCTGTGTAGAATATCCACCTACTTCCTTTTCCACCTTGTTCTTGTCTGTAAAACGGGCAATAAGCCCCAGCACAACAAGAACCGCCACATTAAAAATCGTATAAACTACCATTACTTTCTCCCAGCAGTGTTTATTCCGGAGTACAGGACTCCGGTTGAATACATGGTTTTATTAAAAATTGATTCCGGCTTCCCGGAGTTCTGCTTTTACCTCTTCATAGAGTGCCGTCCACTGTGGAACAGGTTTAACTGTAACCAGGTCATAGGCTTCTTCAATGGACTGACCGGGATTTCCGCCTTCCATCTCCAGAACATGCTCATATTTTTTCAGGAGTGAGAGAATTATCTTGTTCCCCTCTTCCATTGTCATCTCCTGACGGACAGCCGCATGGGCTACTTCGGCCATAAGGCGTACTTCCAGACCTGTTCCATTGGGTCTGCTGCCGTCGGCAGAGCCTACACCTTCAAGGTGACCGCCGCTTAAGGTTATAGCCAGAGAGTTGGCTGCCACTTCATAGAGAAGTTCCTTTGTCAGAGCACCGCTCTTGGGGTAAACATCGCAGACAATTACCGCAGGAGCATTTCTGGCAAAGGCCTGACAGACGATGCTCTGAAGCCACATACACCCCGGAGCCGAGGTGGCCACATAACGGATATGTATGGGGTGACAGAGGTGATAGTCAGCCAGACAGACAATATTGGCCGCCAGGAAGGAGGCTACCTGTACAACTGCCGCTCCGGGAGCATCTCCAGCCAGTCCTCCGACCATGACTGTTGCCAGAGAGGCGTTGGCCATTCCGTAGAACTGGGAGTTTGCAGCGCGGATCATATTTCCCTGATCAATCATCAGCTCATTGAACATGGCAACCAGGTGGGAGTCGCAGGGGCGAAGCAGGTCGGGGTGGGTTGCCGCCAGATCTCCAATCTCAGTTACACTGCTCTCGGCAGCCAGCATCCCCATTCCGGGACGGCCTACCTCTTCTCTCACCTGTCTGAGGTAGGAGAGTTCTCTTCTGGAGGCAATCAGTTCACTGACTTCTCCGGATTCAACATTGACTCCGTCCACATCCACAAGGGAACCGCAGGTGATCAGATCCACCAGAGGTTCCTGTGCCCAGCTTTTTACAGAGGCTTTAAATATCTTTTCAGGAGTGGGGACACCCGGATTTCCCGCCCAGATCGTCGGCGGTTCGGTATCCTGAATATCTCTGGGAAACAGGGTGCATGAATCTTTTCCCTCTCCCATAACAAGAGGGCGGTTCATCTTGTGAATCCCCTCTTCAATCTCTTCTTCACTCAGTTCAATAATTCTTCCGCGACTCAGGGCATAAACCCCCGTATCAAGAATCAATTCTTTACCCGCTTTAAATATTCTGTCAGCCAGATCGGGATTATTGTCGGTGATTTTTTGTTTATCCCAGGTCAGTTCGTATTTATCTACGAGAGCCTGTACTTTTTCGATAATTCTGAAGTCCCAGTCCTCTTTGGAAAGGGGAGCACCTGTGCGGGCCCGTTCTGTAATATCCAGATAGTTGTGTATCATTTCTTTTTCCTCACAAAAAGTATTTGCTGCGGAACTGTATTTATAAAATGATCATCTGCATTCAGGAAGAACAGGTGCAATTCCGGCACAGATGCTCAGATCATGACTTGGACAGTTCATGTCAGCATTTTTGCGCGACCGCGATACCCTTTTAAAGGTATGTTCAGGCTTCCCGTCCTCAATGTCAGCGCTCGGAATTTTTATGAAGTTGTAGAGGTCAGACAGGTCTGACCACAGAGAGACAGTAACAAAAAATGATAAAAAAGCACAATAGAAATCACTGATTTTGAGTAAATTTCTATAATATGGGCCTGTTTCATACATTTGTGTAGGATGATGTGTCGTTGATTTTTTTCAGTAGCTGGGTCTATTTAGATTTTTCGGCCTATATAAAATACATAGCCGTAGTAGTCCTTGTATCTGTGGTATAACTCAATTTCATTTTTTTCTTCCCTGACCAGTTCTTTCGCTTTTTCATCGGCCTTGTGACGGCTGAGGAAATCGGGAATTCTTTTCAGCATGGGAGCATAATAGTTGTTCTCCCAGCTCTCTTCAGAGATGGTGAAACTGCCGATCAGTTCAAATCCACTCTGCTTCATCTGTTCCCGTTTCACATCTTCAGTGTGCATTTCCGAGTATTCCCCGGCCCAGAACTCTTCCAGTTCTTCCGGACGTTTATCCTTCAGCCAGGTTATTTCAGTAACTCCGATGATTCCACCGGGTTTCAGGAATTTGTTCCATGCCTGCAGTCCTTTCTGAAAACCCATGTTGTAGATGGCACCTTCCGACCAGATAATATCAAGGGACTCTTCCTCAAAAGGGAGGTTCTCCATGGAACATTGAAGGGTGTTGATTCTGTCGGAGACTCCCATTTCGTCGGCTTTATGTTTGACTTCGTTTAAAAATTCGGGAAATAGGTCTACAGCAACTACCTTGCCGTAAGTCAGTTTTGCCAGGTCCAGAGTCTGTGCTCCGCACCCGCAGCCTATATCGGCTATCTTGAGTTCTTCAGAAGGTTGAATTCCACTGAGCTTGAGGGCCTTTCCAGTCTCCTCATGGCTTCCGGGTCCCTGACGTTCTCCGTCTACGTGGAAATCAACTATAAGTTGTAGATCATCCATTCTTTTTTAAGTCTCCTCAGTCATGAGGACCATTGCTTTCAGGGTCCTCAGGTTGCGTGTGGTGGCGGATTTACCCAGTTTTTTCTCAATGAGAGCATTGGACAGTTTAGTTTTACCATATCCTTCGGGGCAGTGGAGCCAGTATCCCTGTTTTGAATATACTAATTTCTCGGAGCTGCTGGCAAATTCTTTCAGTTTATTTATCTCTTCTGCACTGCTGCCTTTAGCTGAATCAATAAAGGTGAATACGGTTTTGTTTCCGGCTGTGTCGGGATGGTTTTCTCCAAATGGAAAACTTATGAGTATCTGTTTAAGCTCCTGGGATGGCAGTAGAACGATAGAAACCTCAAATCCATAATGCTCAAGGAGCAGGTTTTCCAGTCTTTTGCCTGTCATGGTGTTTTCATCAGCTTCAAACACAATATTACCGCTTTGAATATATGTTTTTACCCTCGTACAACCCCGATTTTCCAGATGGCTTCTAAGGTCGGCCATCTTTATTTTCCTATGCCCCCCAACATTGATTCCTCTCAAAAAGGCTGTATAAAGCATCTGTGTCACCTCTGCTTCAATCATAGAACTTTTCCTGGGACTTTGAAAAAGAACAGTAAGGACAGATCATCCTTGAGCTTCTCAAAAGCCGCTTGTATCTTTATTTATAAAAGATTTAATATGGTTATTATGAGTGAAATCAAAAAAAAGAAAACATCCCGGGACAAACAGGCTGAACAAACAAAACAAAGAATTTATGAAACTGGAATTGCCTTATTCTCAGATAAAGGATTTGATGAAACAAGCATCACGGAGATTTGCAGGAAAGCTGACTGTTCTGTGGGAGCCTTTTACCACTATTTCCCATCAAAAGACAGCATTCTGGAAGAAACCTTCCGTATGGCTGATGACGATTTCAATATTTGGAATACCAGCAGTGCTCAGAACTTTATAGGACGGGTTGTTGTTTTGGAATATATGCGCACTTATGCAGAACTGGTCATATCAAGTGGTTTAGAATTCTCAAAGAGGTTTTACACCTGGAAGAATAAGATATTCATTAAGAAAGGCAGACCCATGCAGACTCGTCTTACAGAACTGATTCGTGATGAGGTGGATTTGGGAAATCTTAAATTGACTGTTTCTCCGGAAGAAGGTTGTGAGTGGTTGTTTGTTTGTGCGAGAGGAGTTGTTTTTCACTGGTGTCTTTATGAAGGAGATTTCGATCTGAAAGAAAGGATGGTGGAAACAGTTGACCGAGCTTTAAGAGGTATTGAAGCTTTCTGAAAAGCTGTCCGGTACTTCACCGGACAGCTCTATTAAATAATTCTGAAGACTTTATTGTTCAGCGGCCGCATTGGCTCCGGCAATTTTACCGAATACATTGATATCCGGAAGAGCATTACCACCAAGACGGTTAGCCCCATGTATACCTCCGGTAGTTTCACCTGCAGCATAAAGCCCGGGAATTACATTACCTTCGGAATCTATAACCTGGGTTTTTGCATTGATCTTGATACCACCCATAGTGTGGTGGACCGTAGGCATCCGTGCGCCGGCGTAGTAGGGAGGAGTATCGATTTTCTGATCGAAGAGAGTCCGTCCAAATGAATCAGGTTTGCCTGATTCTACAGCTGCATTGAAACCATCAACAGCGGCTTTCAGCTTGGCAGAATCCACACCGATCTTTCCAGCCAGTTCTTCAATGGTATTACCTTCGAAAGCCCGACCCTGATCCAGCATTTCCTGTATCGATTCATTAAAGTTGTTTTTAGTCTCTCTGGTCGGATAATTATGAGAATCCAATACAATCCACATATAGGCATCTTCCTGATCGAAGAGAGCCTTGGTCATAACGTCTCGTCTTTCGCCTTCATCAACAAATCGATTACCGTCTTTGTTGACAAATATCCGGTTTTCAACACCTTGTTCAATGTTTCCTAAAAGACTTCCGGTTTTGGGGTCTCCCATGGGAAGCAGCTGAATATACTCCATTCCGATAAGAGCCGCACCGATTTTTTCAGCCATAACGATACCGTCACCGGTAGCACCTGGATGGTTGGTTGTTTTGATACTTTCATCAAGAGTAGCCCAGAGCTTGTTATATTTCTGACGCATTTCAATATTGTTACCGAATCCTCCGGTAGCAATGATTACAGCTTTATGACCTTGAGCAATAACTGTTCCGTTTGGACCCGTGGCTTTAACTACACTGGCTCTTCCTTCTTCCAGGTAGATTTCAGTTGCTTTGGTATCAGTGATAATCTTAATGTCATCATGAGCATTGATATAGTTCATATAGGTTTCGATAAATCCAGTTCCCAGAGGCTTAACCGGCTTGTGAGCTCTTGGCCAGAGACCGCCCAGTACGGTAAAGATATGATCTTTGAACTCCATTCCCATACCGTCCAGCCACTTTAGTGTGGGGAGGGCGTTCTCTACCAATGTTTGGATAAGAACAGGGTCTCCCAATTTGTCACCGCCGTTGAAGGTCTGCTCATAATGCTTTTCCACAGAGTCTTCTATACCGAATTTCGCCTGAAATTCCGGATCTGCACAGTTGTAGGCAGCACCGGAAATGATGGTATTACCACCAATCTGAGGCATCTTTTCCAGTACGATTACAGAAGCACCATTCTGATTGGCAGAGACAGCAGCCGCAAGCCCGGCACCACCAGCTCCGATAATAACGATATCAGCATTTAAAACTTCGGTTGCCGCAGAAACAGTATCTGCTTCAGTTTTTGCTCCTTCAATCAGTTCGGCTATGTCTGCACCAGCCTTTTTTAAGGCTTCAGTTGCAGCTCCAATGATGGCTTTACTTGAGAAGGTAGCTCCGGAAACGGTATCAACATTAAGTGTTTGACCATTGATGATCGCTAGAGGAATTCTCTCGAAAGCCACATCCGATACTCCGGGTGTTTCATTGTTTTCAATGACCTTGATCTCTATGATCTCTTTCTTGTCGACTGTTACTTCGAGAACGACATCCTCTCCATGTATACCAGGAGCTCCTCCGGTATATGTGCCAGGTTCATAAAGAGCCTTACTGCCACATCCGAAAATGATTACAGACAATGCTGTGACCAGAATAAAAGTGAGAATCTTTTTCATAAATTTTCTTTTCCTTGTTCTTAAATAAAACATTACACCGAACGCATTCATGGAATAGGTTCGGTGTAATTGGAAACAGTATATATTTACTGATTATAAAAATCAATTTAATTCGATAATTTTTTCTTGAAAAAATCAGGATGCTTTCTAATCGAAAAGCGGATCACTCTGACTGAGTCTTTAACAGAACTAGGTGACATGAACAGCTTCAAAGGGCGGGGAGTTACCGTTATGGACCGACTCTTTTGAGCTGAGGCCCAGCTGTTACAAAAGATTGTGATTTCCCATAAAGTCAATTGAATTGTCCAATATTTACAACTATGATTATTTTATGGATTGGCTTAAGAAAACAGATGCATCAGAAGGAAATACTAAAAAAACTAAATTGTCTCCCTGGAATATTCTGATAGTTGATGATGATGATCAGATTCATCTAATTACACGTCAGGCTCTCAGACGTTTTACTTTTCAGGATAGAACTCTT
This genomic interval carries:
- a CDS encoding energy-coupling factor transporter transmembrane protein EcfT, encoding MSQNNFLSYKNRGSLLNRTYPFVKLIWVFMVALGLFLFKTPISGGIMFLLVLTMTLSAGKISIFEILRSGVIVFGLGFLLMLFHFFIDPGETVYSLGFLTITDYGLIQGPVFFFRLSVIVLSSFVLIWTTDTRDLMTSLVKVGMPYRYAFTVFLALRFLPLIQKEVEAVQSAHSIRGRTTGSGLGHRFKLWQRYVFTILINGLRKAEVTADALECRGFGYDSKRTYLKDVHFKARDLILPILTGMILTALIYMEHSSWRGMLGV
- a CDS encoding ABC transporter ATP-binding protein, with the protein product MNESAVFQDVSYRYIEEDDPVLKNLNFSLQKGSFNILVGPGGSGKSTLCDLFNGRTPHLMGGKLDGKVLIEGKSTVDSEMKDLACKVGYVFQDPESMFATLSVEDEIAFGPENLLFEKERIQKSVDELLDITGIEEYRHNLVWNLSGGQIQKLGLASVLAMEPRIIILDEPTANLDPTATRQVHELILKLKNEGITILLVTRELDDFVSEADQILVLHDGNLIAQGEPYSLLLERGQEIESLGVWLPETVEIGLGLIKAGHSIPRIPITIDEILEELFRLKLVKEGTELSAPERTYLSENGEILIQGEDIKYSYGNDLYALKGISLEIRKGEMLAIVGRNGAGKSTLAKLLIGLNKCREGKLVLFGKKSVKWKVPDLANHISLVFQNPEHQFLTDTVADEIDYSLQSQGIFDSEKLKEERDKILNLLELHKVQEAHPFSLSAGNKRRLGVATMLVGDPKVLIVDEPTYGQDREMTQTLMNIMCDIQKRGVSVVMISHDMRLVEEYADRVAVFSEGLKHFDGIPTELFKTPEILDKANLQQTLLNQILRKLEDRGVIVNGHIPGTSAFLRLLDNCGNNQNSKEQS
- a CDS encoding ECF transporter S component — protein: MVVYTIFNVAVLVVLGLIARFTDKNKVEKEVGGYSTQNLVIVAVLAAIAGVINTGVGNLWYLANTSLGPLGGALIQGMFMWAYILAVFIVRKPGVALIFGLIEASTEVLLGNAAGIGTLGWGISQGLAIEAILMFASYSRFGLITAIMAGIASSQFGTIWSSIFYGWDPAYSKDVWLAVPVNMISGAVFSGVLGYALANRLAKTGLLRSSRKK
- a CDS encoding monomethylamine:corrinoid methyltransferase, with protein sequence MIHNYLDITERARTGAPLSKEDWDFRIIEKVQALVDKYELTWDKQKITDNNPDLADRIFKAGKELILDTGVYALSRGRIIELSEEEIEEGIHKMNRPLVMGEGKDSCTLFPRDIQDTEPPTIWAGNPGVPTPEKIFKASVKSWAQEPLVDLITCGSLVDVDGVNVESGEVSELIASRRELSYLRQVREEVGRPGMGMLAAESSVTEIGDLAATHPDLLRPCDSHLVAMFNELMIDQGNMIRAANSQFYGMANASLATVMVGGLAGDAPGAAVVQVASFLAANIVCLADYHLCHPIHIRYVATSAPGCMWLQSIVCQAFARNAPAVIVCDVYPKSGALTKELLYEVAANSLAITLSGGHLEGVGSADGSRPNGTGLEVRLMAEVAHAAVRQEMTMEEGNKIILSLLKKYEHVLEMEGGNPGQSIEEAYDLVTVKPVPQWTALYEEVKAELREAGINF
- a CDS encoding class I SAM-dependent methyltransferase, translating into MDDLQLIVDFHVDGERQGPGSHEETGKALKLSGIQPSEELKIADIGCGCGAQTLDLAKLTYGKVVAVDLFPEFLNEVKHKADEMGVSDRINTLQCSMENLPFEEESLDIIWSEGAIYNMGFQKGLQAWNKFLKPGGIIGVTEITWLKDKRPEELEEFWAGEYSEMHTEDVKREQMKQSGFELIGSFTISEESWENNYYAPMLKRIPDFLSRHKADEKAKELVREEKNEIELYHRYKDYYGYVFYIGRKI
- a CDS encoding DUF1697 domain-containing protein, with the protein product MIEAEVTQMLYTAFLRGINVGGHRKIKMADLRSHLENRGCTRVKTYIQSGNIVFEADENTMTGKRLENLLLEHYGFEVSIVLLPSQELKQILISFPFGENHPDTAGNKTVFTFIDSAKGSSAEEINKLKEFASSSEKLVYSKQGYWLHCPEGYGKTKLSNALIEKKLGKSATTRNLRTLKAMVLMTEET
- a CDS encoding TetR/AcrR family transcriptional regulator; translated protein: MSEIKKKKTSRDKQAEQTKQRIYETGIALFSDKGFDETSITEICRKADCSVGAFYHYFPSKDSILEETFRMADDDFNIWNTSSAQNFIGRVVVLEYMRTYAELVISSGLEFSKRFYTWKNKIFIKKGRPMQTRLTELIRDEVDLGNLKLTVSPEEGCEWLFVCARGVVFHWCLYEGDFDLKERMVETVDRALRGIEAF
- a CDS encoding flavocytochrome c; this translates as MKKILTFILVTALSVIIFGCGSKALYEPGTYTGGAPGIHGEDVVLEVTVDKKEIIEIKVIENNETPGVSDVAFERIPLAIINGQTLNVDTVSGATFSSKAIIGAATEALKKAGADIAELIEGAKTEADTVSAATEVLNADIVIIGAGGAGLAAAVSANQNGASVIVLEKMPQIGGNTIISGAAYNCADPEFQAKFGIEDSVEKHYEQTFNGGDKLGDPVLIQTLVENALPTLKWLDGMGMEFKDHIFTVLGGLWPRAHKPVKPLGTGFIETYMNYINAHDDIKIITDTKATEIYLEEGRASVVKATGPNGTVIAQGHKAVIIATGGFGNNIEMRQKYNKLWATLDESIKTTNHPGATGDGIVMAEKIGAALIGMEYIQLLPMGDPKTGSLLGNIEQGVENRIFVNKDGNRFVDEGERRDVMTKALFDQEDAYMWIVLDSHNYPTRETKNNFNESIQEMLDQGRAFEGNTIEELAGKIGVDSAKLKAAVDGFNAAVESGKPDSFGRTLFDQKIDTPPYYAGARMPTVHHTMGGIKINAKTQVIDSEGNVIPGLYAAGETTGGIHGANRLGGNALPDINVFGKIAGANAAAEQ